The stretch of DNA TGGGTCTCCTGGAGATGGACGGGTTCTCCTTCGACGTGGAGCTGCTGCGCGCCCTCATCGACCGCGGCGCGCGCATCGTCGAGGTACCCGTCGCGTTCCGCTACGACAGCGAGCCCAGCACGGTCGCGTTCGTCGTGGACTCCTCCCGGATGTTCCGCGACCTGGTCCGCATCAGGGCGCAATCGATCGCGGGACGATATCGCCCCCCCCCGTCGAGGACCGCTCCCTCGCGGCTCGTGATCCACGCCGACGACTACGGCCTCGCGCCCGGGATCAACCGGGCGATCGAGGCGGGGCTGGCCTCGGGAGCCTGGACCAGCGCCTCCATCCTCCTCGGCACCCCGCACGGGCCGGAGGCGATCTCGTGGGCCGCGGCGCACCCGGAATTCGACTTCGGCGTCCACCTCAACGTGACCCGCGGGCGGCCGCTCCTCCCGGCCCGCGAGGTGCCGAGCCTCGTCGGCGCGTCGGGAGAGTTCCACACGGCCGAGAGCTTCCTCGCGCGGCTCTTCTCCCGCCGGATCTCCGTCGAGGAAATCGCGGCCGAGTGGCGGGCGCAGGTCGGCACGGTGAAAGGGGCGGGCGTCGCCGTCTCGCATCTCGACAGCCACCAGCACGTCCATCTCTTCCCCAGCCTCTTCTCTCGGGTGGCGGCGCCATTGGCCCGCTCCCTCGGCGTCACCTTGCGCGCGATGGACGGGCCGTATCGAGGCGGCGGGATGCACTCCGCCCTCAAGGGGGCGTTGCTCTCGCTTGCGAGCCGCATCGACGTCGCGCGATTCGGGCGCGGTCTAGCTCCGGCGCGCGGATTCGGCAACGCGCTCCTCAGGCGGCCGACCCTCG from Terriglobia bacterium encodes:
- a CDS encoding ChbG/HpnK family deacetylase; this translates as MSLDGGASPARTLILPVYNAERFLEGSLGQIHAWLKAQPDPWELLIVDDASNDRTPALLDAFLEAHRGEPVERIRFAGNRGKGFAIRVGLLRARAPLALFTDCDLAYPVENASRIVAALEAGADAAIACRVLPDSTYMMSPSFFHYLYTRHVMGRAFNLLCRVLTVPRILDTQAGLKGFRTEVVRPVLGLLEMDGFSFDVELLRALIDRGARIVEVPVAFRYDSEPSTVAFVVDSSRMFRDLVRIRAQSIAGRYRPPPSRTAPSRLVIHADDYGLAPGINRAIEAGLASGAWTSASILLGTPHGPEAISWAAAHPEFDFGVHLNVTRGRPLLPAREVPSLVGASGEFHTAESFLARLFSRRISVEEIAAEWRAQVGTVKGAGVAVSHLDSHQHVHLFPSLFSRVAAPLARSLGVTLRAMDGPYRGGGMHSALKGALLSLASRIDVARFGRGLAPARGFGNALLRRPTLDVVRAAIEKMEPGKTYEMVVHPGEVDDALLATGDDYHDGRSLERALLESEELRAALEIAGVEIVSFRRGAAVADPRSGAARARSG